Proteins from one Lepidochelys kempii isolate rLepKem1 chromosome 6, rLepKem1.hap2, whole genome shotgun sequence genomic window:
- the COMMD9 gene encoding COMM domain-containing protein 9, with protein MIESHGRVKMAAVREEQFAALQILLKASSKDIVRQLCQECFSSSTRGSSKLIDSTCSNLSVTSEEAAQLVCCLHNLTRHVVYRGLSSAEEILSLFPQNFHQSLKNLLTKIILENVSVWRSEAQSSQISLPRLVDMDWRVDIKTSSDSIGRMAVPTCLLQLKIQEDAALCGDSPVISSVTVELNKETLDTMLDGLGRIRDQLSTVANK; from the exons ATGATAGAGTCACATGGCAGAGTGAAGATGGCTGCAGTGAGAGAAGAGCAGTTTGCAGCTCTGCAGATCTTattgaag GCTTCCTCAAAGGATATAGTTAGACAACTATGCCAAGAGTGCTTTTCTAGCTCAACAAGAGGCTCAAGCAAATTGATTGACAGCACCTGTTCCAATCTGTCTGTGACATCAGAAGAAGCAGCTCAA CTGGTCTGCTGTTTGCACAACCTCACCAGGCACGTTGTGTATCGGGGCCTGTCATCTGCGGaagaaattctctctcttttcccacaGAACTTCCACCAGAGTCTAAAAAACCTCCTGACCAAGATAATTTTGGAAAATGT CTCCGTCTGGAGGAGTGAAGCACAATCAAGTCAGA TCTCCCTGCCTCGGCTGGTTGATATGGACTGGAGAGTGGACATCAAGACGTCCTCGGACAGCATCGGCAGAATGGCAGTCCCCACCTGCCTGCTACAGTTGAAG ATTCAGGAAGATGCTGCCTTGTGTGGGGATAGCCCTGTGATCTCTTCAGTGACTGTGGAGCTGAATAAAGAAACCCTAGACACTATGTTAGATGGTCTGGGAAGGATCCGAGATCAACTCTCTACTGTAGCAAACAAATGA